One stretch of Microplitis mediator isolate UGA2020A chromosome 9, iyMicMedi2.1, whole genome shotgun sequence DNA includes these proteins:
- the LOC130675048 gene encoding uncharacterized protein LOC130675048, whose translation MGRDSRKVSRELRSSEKINKSRSVKRKNVFNPKTAERDESIQSTSSKKLKQNTEDDVPEDSSTEFRIINFIQVFTAISALIKCKKCDGNVVFQTASTRGLGFKIVVACNNCGNEYIPSCSFVGHSYEINRRFIFVMRILGIGYEGLCKFCGLMDMPSFLDKSTHTILLKQILNCSKAVAETFMTKAVNEEKQAMPTTENEDINHLTVSGDGTWQKRGYTSSFGVSSIIGYFTGKILDINIKSAYCKLCEYWKKKTNTVEFEEWYQSHEDVCSANHQGSSGKMEVDAMVEMFSYSETKYGVKYANYIGDGDSKTYSGIIKSDPYENTTVNKKECIGHVQKRMGSRLRTLKSKQKGLGGRGKLTGKLIDKLTVYYGLAIRRHCDSIENMKSAIMATFYHYGSSDEKPNHDMCPKGEESWCSYQRAEARGELDTFSHDYSPLPSDVLKAIKPIYEDLSNENLLSRCVGGFNQNNNESFNQLVWKICPKTVNTSFTIVQIAAYVAMCIFNEGINSLLVLMNTLGLNCGPNSHRYAERMDAARIKVADKRANDNTREGRLQRRHQQIDILEAAMSAEELLYGPGIDDSV comes from the exons atgggacgtgattctagaaaggtttcaagagaacttcggagttctgaaaaaattaataagtcgcgttcagtcaaaagaaagaatgtttttaatccgaaaacagccgaacgtgatgaaagtattcagagtacatcttctaaaaaattaaaacaaaacactgaagatgatgtacctgaagacagcagtactgaatttcgaataataaattttattcaggtattcactgcaatttctgctcttataaaatgtaaaaaatgtgatggaaatgtagtgtttcaaacagcaagtacacgtgggctgggattcaaaattgtagttgcatgtaataactgtggaaatgaatatattccttcctgttctttcgttgggcattcttatgaaataaacagacgtttcatttttgtaatgagaatactaggaataggatacgaaggattgtgcaagttttgcggcctgatggacatgccgtcttttttagataaatctacgcatacaattttactgaaacagattttgaattgtagtaaagccgtcgcagaaaccttcatgacgaaagctgtgaatgaagaaaagcaagcaatgccaacaactgaaaatgaagatataaatcatctaactgtatcgggagatggaacctggcaaaaacggggatatacatcgtcatttggagtttcttctataattggctattttactggaaagattcttgacataaacattaaaagtgcatattgtaagctatgtgagtattggaaaaaaaaaacaaatactgttgagttcgaggaatggtatcaatcgcatgaagatgtgtgttctgctaatcatcaagggtcttctgggaaaatggaggtggatgcgatggtcgaaatgttttcgtattctgaaactaaatatggagttaagtatgccaactatattggtgatggtgactccaagacctattcaggaattataaaatcagatccttacgaaaatacaactgtaaataaaaaggaatgtatagggcatgtccaaaagcggatggggagtcgattacgtacgctgaagagtaaacaaaaaggtcttggtggtcgaggtaagctcacaggaaaattaatagacaaactaactgtgtactatggtttagcaatacgccggcattgtgattctattgaaaatatgaaatctgctataatggcaaccttttatcactacggctcgagtgatgaaaaaccgaatcatgatatgtgtccaaaaggcgaagaatcttggtgctcttaccagcgcgctgaagcaagaggagagcttgataccttttctcacgattattctcctttaccttctgatgttttaaaagctatcaagcctatatacgaagatcttagtaatgaaaatttactttcaagatgtgtaggtggattcaatcagaataataatgaaagctttaaccaactagtatggaaaatatgcccaaaaacggtaaatactagttttaccatcgtacaaatagctgcatacgttgctatgtgtatatttaatgagggtataaattcattattagtcttgatgaatacactaggacttaattgtgggcctaattctcatcggtatgcagaaagaatggatgctgcacgtatcaaagtagcagataagcgcgctaatgataacacccgagaaggtcgattgcaacgtaggcaccagcaaatcgatattttggaagctgctatgtcggctgaagagctattatatggtccaggaatagatgactcagt atga